One Streptomyces sp. 840.1 genomic window, CGGCGTCGCCGGTCTGATCACCTATCTCGTGGTCGGCGGCCTCTCGGGCTACTTCGAGAACAAGCTCGAAGAAGAGGAGGAACGCGAACACGAGCAGGAGGAAGAGGCCAAGCGCACGGGCAAGAAGCTCTCCGCGGTCGCTCTCTCCGGCAAGGCCGCGTTCTTCATGTTCCTCTACCTGGAAGTGCTCGACGCGTCCTTCTCGTTCGACGGCGTCATCGGCGCCTTCGCCATCACCAACGAGATCGTGCTGATGGCCCTGGGTCTCGGTATCGGCGCCATGTACGTCCGTTCGCTCACGGTCTACCTGGTCCGCCAGGGCACCCTGGACGACTACGTCTACCTGGAGCACGGCGCCCACTACGCGATCGGCGCGCTGGCTGTCATCCTGCTCGTCACGATCCAGTACGAGATCCACGAGCTCATCACCGGTTCCGTCGGCGTCATCCTGATCGGCTGGTCCTTCTGGTCCTCGGTCCGGCGCAACAAGGCCCTGGAGGCCGAAGGCGGCGGGGGCGGCGGCGGGGACGGCGGTTCCACGTCTGAAGTGCCCGCCGGGGTGTGACCCGGTAGGGAATGAGGAACGCTCTCTGCGGGGCGGCTCGTACGGCGGAGGTCCTCGGGGAGATCCCGGACCCGGCCCGGAGCCGCCCCGCAGCGGTGCGTGCGTCGTGTGCGCCGCATGCGGCGGGTGCGGGGCCGGATATCCGGCAGGGCCGATATGTGTGGGGGTTGGGGATGGCGTTCTGGGACAACCTGTGGCCGGGGCGGGAAGCACAGTTCGAGTCGGGCAGCGCGGCCACCAATTCGATCGTGCTCTCCCGGCGGCACGCCACGGTCTCGCTGACCAAACAGGGCGCGCTGACCGGCAACCTCCGGGTCAACCTCTCCTGGCGGATGCGCACCTCCGACATCGAGGGCCGGTCGCGGCAGAGCGGCCGGCTGCTGCGGCCGCTCAGGCTCTTCAAGCCCGATGTGGTCCAGGCGCACACCCAGGGCGTGGTCAACGTCGACCTGGACCTGGGCTGCATGTACGAGCTGGCGGACGGCACCAAGGGTGTAGTGCAGCCGCTCGGCAACCTGATCGGTGACCTGAACGCGCCGCCCTACATCAGGCTCAGCGGTGACGACCGCTTCGGCGCGCCGTCCGGCGAGACGGTCTACGTCAACCTCGACCAGCGCGAGCAGATCAAGCGGCTGCTGTTCTTCGTCTACATCTACGACCAGACCCCGGCCTTCGACCGCACGCACGCCAAGGTGACGCTCTACCCGGGCAACGGGCCGCGGATCGAGATCGAGCTGGACGAGCGGGCCCCGCAGGCACGCTCCTGCGCCGTGTTCACGGTGGAGAACGTCAAGGACGAACTGATCGTGCGGCGCGAGGTGAAGTTCGTCTACGGCTTCCAGTCGGAGCTGGACCGGCTGTACGGGTACGGGATGCAGTGGGGACGTGGCTACAAGTCCCGGACGTAGGACCTTTGCCGGTACTCGGCGCTGCTCAGGGGCGTATGAACTGCGGCCCCTGCGGCGGCAGGACGAAGTTCGGGTCCGGCGCGTGTGCTGCCGCCGCCGCGGGCTGCGGATAGCCGTAGGCGGGCTGCGAGGAGGCCGGCTGGGGGTAGCCGTAGGCGGGCTGCGGCGCGGCGGGCACGGGCGGGGCCGTGGCCGGCTGCGGATAGCCGTACGCGGGCTGCTGGTGCTGCACGGTGAGCTGCGCGTCCGGGTCGGGGGCCGGTGCGGGCGGGAAGGCCGGCACGGGCGGCAGCGAGGCCGGCTCGGGCCCGGACGGCGCGGCAGTCTCGTCGACCGAGATGCCGAACGCGGTGGCCAGCCCGACCAGACCGGTCGGGTAGCCCTGTCCCACGGCCCGGAACTTCCAGCCATCCCCGCGCCGGTACAGCTCGCCGCAGATGATCGCGGTCTCCGCGCCGGTCTCCGGCCGGATCTCGAACACGGCGAGCGGCTCACCGCCCGCAGCCGCCGCGTCGAAGAGCATGATCGACAGGTCGCGCACCTGTTCGAAAGAGGCTCCGTCGGACGACGCGGCGATGACCACCTGGTCGACCGTGGGGTCGAGCGCGTTCAGATCGGCCTCGACGGTGTCCGTCAGCCCTGTGGCGAGACTCCGCTTCGGTAGCCGTCGTACCAGGCCGGAGGGGTGACGCGGCTGGTTGTAGAAGACGAAGTCCTCGTCCGAGCGCACGCGGCCGTCGGAGCCGAGCAGCAGGGCGGAGGCGTCCACGTCGGGGACCCCGGAGCCCGGGGTCCAGCGCAGCACGGCCCGTACGGCCATGGCGTCGAGTGGGACGTTCGAGCCTTTCACCATCGCGTGCGTCATGGCGGTCATCCTGCCTGCTGGCCGGCCCCGTGGACAACGCGGGGGTCGCGAGCCGTGTCCCGGCTAAATGGCGGAAGCGCCGCGTCCGCACCCTGTGGAACCATCGCTAAATGGACGAGTTACCCGGAATTCATGCGGCCAGGGAACTGCCGACACCCGGCCGTACGTACTATTACCGGCCACACGTTGTCCGATCGGTCAGGTAGCACGGGGGGATTCAAATGCGTCATTTCGGGCATGTTGCGCCGGCTGTCAGGGACGACCTGTTCTTCCGGCAGCCGAGCGCCTTCGACGCCGACGCGCCGGCCCGGACGCTTTCGGCCGCGCTGGGAGCCACCCTCTACAGCCCCGCCACCCGGCCGAAGCTCGCCGACGACGTCATCAAACAGGCCGGCCGGGGCGTCGTCTCCATGGTGCTGTGCCTGGAGGATTCGATCGACGACTCCGAGGTGGCCGGCGCCGAGGAGAACCTGGTCGGACAGTTCGCGGAGCTCGCCGCGCGCGGCGGTGAACTGCCGCTGCTCTTCATCCGGGTCCGCGAGCCCCACCAGATCACCGACCTGGTGCGCAGGCTCGGCGATTCCGCTCGTCTTCTGTCCGGTTTCGTACTTCCGAAGTTCACGCAGGAGCGTGGCGTGCCCTTCATGGAGGCGCTCGCCAAGGCCGAGAGCCTCGGCGGCCGGCGGCTCTTCGCCATGCCCGTGCTCGAATCGCCCGAGCTGCTCCATCTGGAGACCCGGCGGGAAGTCCTCCGCAAGATCGCCGCCACCGTCGGCTCGTACCGGGACCGGGTACTCGCGCTGCGCCTCGGCGTCACCGACTTCTGCTCGGCGTACGGACTGCGCAGGGCGCCCGACATGACGGCGTACGACGTGCGGATCGTCGGCGACGTCATCGCGGACGTGGTCAACGTACTGGGCCGGGCCGACGGCACGGGCTTCACGATCACCGGACCGGTGTGGGAGTACTTCCGGCTCCAGGAGCGGATGTTCAAGCCGCAGCTGCGCCGCAGCCCCTTCCTGGAGGGCCGGGCCGAGGAGCTGCGCACCGCGCTGATCGAGCACGACCTGGACGGCCTGCTGCGGGAGATCGAGCTGGACCGGGCCAACGGCCTGCTCGGCAAGACCTGCATCCACCCGTCGCACGTCGCACCCGTGCACGCACTGTCGGTGGTCAGTCACGAGGAGTTCAGCGACGCCCAGGACATCCTGCGGCCGGAGAGCGGGGGTGGCGGCGTGCTGCGGTCCGCGTACACGAACAAGATGAACGAAGTGAAGCCGCACCGGGCCTGGGCCGAGCGCACCCTGCAACGGGCCGAGGTCTTCGGAGTGGCCAGGGAAGACGTCGGCTTCGTGGATCTGCTGGCCGCGAGCCTCGCGGAATGAGGCTGTTCGGGTGAGGCTGGTCCGGGGACGTCATACCGGGTGGTGACGGTGTTCCTGCGACGGTGACGTGTTCCTGCGACGGGGACGGTGATGGAGGTCCCGGTGCCGGTGTTCCGGTGACGGTTACGGATGGGCGTGGCCCCGAGTGCGGTCCGATGAGCGGGCGCACGGCTGAGGAAAGAGACGGCGAACGTGGTGTGGTCGGGTAGCTGGGTCGCGGAGCGGCTGGGCGTCGAGCTCGTGGGCGACGGCGAACTGCGGGAACTGCTGGGCCTCGCCCTGCGGCGCAACCCCAAGCGGGCACATCTGCTCGTGTCCCAGGTACTCGGCAAGCATGTGCCGCAGTACCCCTCGGTGGTCTACGGCGCCGGATTTGAGCTCGGCCGCCAGGTCCGGGACCTGCTCGGGGAGGCCGGGGCGCGGCACGCGGTCGTGCTCGGCTACGCGGAGACGGCCACCGGCCTCGGCCACGCGGTCGCCGACGGGCTCGGCACGGCACCGTACCTGCATTCGACGCGCCGCCCCGTGGCGGGCGTGGCACGGGCGGGCGGCTTCGAGGAGTCGCACTCGCACGCCACCTCGCACCTGCTGCTGCCGGAGGACCCGGACCTGCTGGCGGGGGACGCGGACCCGGCGGGTTCGGCCGGCACGCCGGGTGCGGCTGCCGGGCCCGGTCCGGCCGGTACGTCGGATTCGGCCGACGCGGTGCTCGTGCTGGTGGACGACGAGTTCTCCACGGGCAACACCGTCCTCAACACCATCCGTGCCCTGCACGAGCGCTACCCGCGCAACCGCTACGTGATAGTCGCCCTGGTCGACATGCGCTCACCGGCCGACCGGGGCCGGCTGGCCGAGTTCGCGGCGGAGATCGGCGCCCGCGTCGACCTGGTGGCGAGGAACTCGGGCACGGTCCGCCTCCCGGACGGCGTCCTGGAGAAGGGGCAGGCGCTGGTCGCGGCGGAGGAGGCGGCACAGGACTCGGCACCGGGTGCCGGGACGGCGGCGCCGCCGCCCGCGTCCGGCGCCGCCCGCCCTTGTACCCGGGTGGACCTCCGGTGGCCCGCCGGTGTGCCCGACGGCGGCAGGCACGGCTTCACCCCCGAGCACCGCGCCCGGCTGGAGGCGGCCCTCCCCGCCATGGCGGACCGGATCGCCGCAGCTCTGGCGGACGGGGCGCCGGAGCTGGCCGGGCCCTCGGAGGGGGACGAGGTCCCGGCCGGAGGCGGGGTGCGCCGTGTGCTGGTGCTCGGCTTCGAGGAGCTGATGTACGCGCCCCTGCGCCTG contains:
- a CDS encoding Tellurium resistance; this encodes MAFWDNLWPGREAQFESGSAATNSIVLSRRHATVSLTKQGALTGNLRVNLSWRMRTSDIEGRSRQSGRLLRPLRLFKPDVVQAHTQGVVNVDLDLGCMYELADGTKGVVQPLGNLIGDLNAPPYIRLSGDDRFGAPSGETVYVNLDQREQIKRLLFFVYIYDQTPAFDRTHAKVTLYPGNGPRIEIELDERAPQARSCAVFTVENVKDELIVRREVKFVYGFQSELDRLYGYGMQWGRGYKSRT
- a CDS encoding TerD family protein, giving the protein MTHAMVKGSNVPLDAMAVRAVLRWTPGSGVPDVDASALLLGSDGRVRSDEDFVFYNQPRHPSGLVRRLPKRSLATGLTDTVEADLNALDPTVDQVVIAASSDGASFEQVRDLSIMLFDAAAAGGEPLAVFEIRPETGAETAIICGELYRRGDGWKFRAVGQGYPTGLVGLATAFGISVDETAAPSGPEPASLPPVPAFPPAPAPDPDAQLTVQHQQPAYGYPQPATAPPVPAAPQPAYGYPQPASSQPAYGYPQPAAAAAHAPDPNFVLPPQGPQFIRP
- a CDS encoding HpcH/HpaI aldolase/citrate lyase family protein, whose protein sequence is MRHFGHVAPAVRDDLFFRQPSAFDADAPARTLSAALGATLYSPATRPKLADDVIKQAGRGVVSMVLCLEDSIDDSEVAGAEENLVGQFAELAARGGELPLLFIRVREPHQITDLVRRLGDSARLLSGFVLPKFTQERGVPFMEALAKAESLGGRRLFAMPVLESPELLHLETRREVLRKIAATVGSYRDRVLALRLGVTDFCSAYGLRRAPDMTAYDVRIVGDVIADVVNVLGRADGTGFTITGPVWEYFRLQERMFKPQLRRSPFLEGRAEELRTALIEHDLDGLLREIELDRANGLLGKTCIHPSHVAPVHALSVVSHEEFSDAQDILRPESGGGGVLRSAYTNKMNEVKPHRAWAERTLQRAEVFGVAREDVGFVDLLAASLAE